The Methanosarcinales archaeon genomic sequence TTTTTGCTACATATAGGCATGATATTATGTTCATTTACCTTGCTCAGGGATATTAAACGGCCGAAAATTAACAAGATGGGTTTGTTGCTGACGGTTTTTTTAATAACTGACTATTTTGATTATATAGTAGGAACCCATCCGTATCTGAATACACCCAGGGTTGATGTGATAGGATGGGCTGCACTTGTATTAACCCTTAGCTGCTGGGGATTTGTGTGGTTAATAAATGCTGAGCATATTCCAAAAAAGGTTTAGAAAAAATAAGGCTGTAAATCAGACTCCTTTTTCCTGTTTTATCGCCATAATATCTTCTTCCAGTGTAAGGTTGTCTGCCTTATATATGATAAATGAAATGCACATCAGTATGAACGCTGATAAATTCAGCAAAAGCGGAACAATGATGACACTTCCTTGAAATCCACCACTATTTTCCCCACCAACAACAGTAGGATGATTAGTTGCAGACCATAATCTGATACTATAAAAACTTATAGGAATACTGATAAAACCGATTATTCCGAAAACCGCACTGAGACGTGCACGCTTTTCCGGCATATCTGTTGCCTGTCTGATCGCCAGGTAACTGACATATATGAGGAAAAGTACCAGCGATGTATTAAGTCTTACATCTCCCGGAGGCCAGTAACTCCCGTTCCATGCTGCACCCGCCCATATTGAGCCTGTTATCAGGGTTAATCCGGCGAATAAGACACCCACTTCTGCTGATGCTACTGCTTTGATATCCCATTTTTGATCTTTTTGCTTTAGGTATAAAATACTGGAGATCAGTACTAAGGTAAATGCGAGATATGCAGTCAATGCTATGGGAATATGGAAGTATGCAACATAATAACTATATAATTCATTATACCATGAAGCATCCGAATTAAAGAATTCACCAGTTACCGGATCCACGCCTCTCTTCAGATTTACTGGAATTGGAGCCATGAAGTAAATGTAAATTATGGCAGAACTCATTAAAATGATGGTCGCCGCGAATAATATTTTTTTATAGTTGTCTTTATCCATGCATTTCTTTCCTTATTAAGACTAAATTTGGAGTTATTTGTTATTAAATTATCTGACTGAAAAATCAATTATATTTCATGTCGATATT encodes the following:
- the ccsA gene encoding cytochrome c biogenesis protein CcsA encodes the protein MDKDNYKKILFAATIILMSSAIIYIYFMAPIPVNLKRGVDPVTGEFFNSDASWYNELYSYYVAYFHIPIALTAYLAFTLVLISSILYLKQKDQKWDIKAVASAEVGVLFAGLTLITGSIWAGAAWNGSYWPPGDVRLNTSLVLFLIYVSYLAIRQATDMPEKRARLSAVFGIIGFISIPISFYSIRLWSATNHPTVVGGENSGGFQGSVIIVPLLLNLSAFILMCISFIIYKADNLTLEEDIMAIKQEKGV